In one window of Skermanella rosea DNA:
- a CDS encoding NAD(P)/FAD-dependent oxidoreductase → MTGMLDCLIVGGGPGGLTAAIYLVRFRRSILVVDEDKSRCAWIPTSHNHAGFMEGINGIELLERMRCQARQYGTRIETGSIASLRRLGEHGFRATTADGTELDAETVILATGVIDDQPRLPNLFDTVQRGLIRVCPICDAYEVIDRKVAVIGHGRDALGEVLFIRGYTSDLTLLTLGTPMNLTADDRAKLSDLGIAIVEEQVERVTEEAGRITKVILKSGTELAFDTLYSALGTLARSTLAGQLGAEMNNQGRLVVDSHCQTSVPGFYAVGDVVEGLNQISVSMGQAAVAATAIHNLLRQRDGLIPPGRTPTDPKPKRTEETVLASDAQGAR, encoded by the coding sequence ATGACCGGCATGCTCGATTGTCTGATCGTCGGCGGCGGACCCGGCGGACTGACGGCCGCCATCTACCTCGTGCGTTTCAGGCGCAGCATCCTGGTGGTGGACGAGGACAAAAGCCGCTGCGCCTGGATCCCGACCTCCCATAACCATGCCGGCTTCATGGAGGGCATCAACGGCATCGAGCTTTTGGAGCGGATGCGGTGCCAGGCCCGGCAGTACGGGACCCGCATCGAGACCGGCTCGATCGCCTCGCTGCGCCGCCTGGGCGAGCACGGCTTCCGGGCCACCACCGCCGACGGCACCGAGCTTGACGCCGAGACCGTCATCCTCGCCACCGGCGTGATCGACGACCAGCCCCGCCTGCCCAACCTGTTCGACACGGTCCAGCGCGGCCTGATCCGCGTCTGCCCGATCTGCGACGCCTACGAGGTGATCGACCGCAAGGTGGCGGTGATCGGCCACGGCCGCGACGCCCTGGGCGAGGTGCTGTTCATCCGAGGCTACACGTCGGACCTGACCCTGCTGACGCTGGGCACGCCGATGAACCTGACGGCCGACGATCGGGCCAAGCTGTCGGACCTGGGCATCGCGATCGTCGAGGAGCAGGTGGAGCGGGTGACCGAGGAGGCCGGCCGGATCACCAAGGTGATCCTGAAGAGCGGCACGGAGCTTGCCTTCGACACGCTCTATTCAGCCCTCGGCACGCTGGCCCGCTCGACGCTGGCCGGCCAGCTCGGCGCCGAGATGAACAACCAGGGCCGCCTGGTCGTGGACAGCCACTGTCAAACCTCCGTCCCCGGCTTCTATGCCGTGGGCGACGTGGTGGAGGGGCTGAACCAGATCTCCGTCTCCATGGGCCAGGCGGCGGTCGCGGCGACCGCGATCCACAACCTGTTGCGCCAGCGCGACGGCCTGATCCCGCCCGGCCGGACGCCTACCGACCCCAAGCCGAAGCGGACGGAGGAGACGGTGCTGGCGAGCGACGCCCAAGGTGCGCGGTGA
- a CDS encoding DUF1194 domain-containing protein, translating into MILIRSLAAAVLLLLAGAAARADQQPVDLELVMAVDASGSITTGALEFQLRGHAAAFRSAEVAESLTVGGTRSVAVTLVQWAGPNTLETVVPWTRVADAADAKGFADRIGAATRPPLDGSTAMGSAIDRAAGLFDGNGFDAPRRVIDISSNGFSNSGVDVEGARDRAVARGVTINALAILDEYDWLEEYYAESVIGGPFSFVRTAENRDSFADAILRKLVEEIAGGDGVPERRRLAAR; encoded by the coding sequence ATGATCCTCATCCGAAGCCTGGCCGCGGCCGTTCTCCTGCTGCTGGCCGGCGCCGCCGCACGGGCGGACCAGCAGCCGGTCGACCTTGAACTGGTGATGGCCGTGGACGCGTCGGGCAGCATCACGACGGGCGCGCTGGAGTTCCAGCTGCGCGGCCACGCCGCCGCCTTCCGAAGCGCCGAGGTGGCGGAGTCCCTGACCGTCGGCGGCACCCGGTCGGTCGCCGTCACGCTGGTGCAGTGGGCGGGTCCCAACACGCTGGAGACCGTGGTGCCCTGGACGCGCGTCGCCGACGCCGCCGACGCCAAGGGCTTCGCCGACCGCATCGGCGCGGCGACGCGACCTCCCCTGGACGGCAGCACCGCGATGGGCAGCGCCATCGACCGGGCCGCCGGCCTGTTCGACGGCAACGGCTTCGACGCGCCGCGCCGCGTCATCGACATCTCCAGCAACGGATTCAGCAACAGCGGCGTGGACGTCGAGGGTGCCCGCGACCGCGCCGTGGCTCGGGGCGTCACCATCAACGCCCTCGCGATCCTGGACGAGTACGACTGGCTGGAGGAGTACTACGCGGAGAGCGTCATCGGCGGTCCGTTCTCCTTCGTCCGCACCGCCGAGAACCGCGACAGCTTCGCCGACGCCATCCTCCGCAAGCTGGTGGAGGAGATCGCGGGCGGGGACGGGGTGCCGGAACGGCGGCGGCTGGCGGCGCGCTGA
- a CDS encoding DUF721 domain-containing protein: MAAPRPLARIVPKVAGKALGKRGMAFGTLITDWPTIMGPELARSTLPQKLAFPPGQREGATLHLKVSGAAALDVQHSEPQVIERINAFFGYRAVDRIKLIQGPLPGAPRRPKIQRPMTPEEEADIQRAAGPIEDPTLRDALVRLGRAIHAKTGS; encoded by the coding sequence ATGGCAGCCCCCCGCCCTCTCGCCAGAATCGTGCCCAAGGTGGCCGGCAAGGCGCTGGGCAAGCGCGGCATGGCGTTCGGCACCCTGATCACGGACTGGCCGACCATCATGGGGCCGGAACTGGCCCGAAGCACCCTGCCCCAGAAGCTGGCCTTCCCGCCCGGCCAGCGCGAGGGGGCCACGCTGCACCTGAAGGTTTCCGGCGCCGCGGCGCTCGACGTCCAGCACTCCGAACCCCAGGTGATCGAGCGGATCAACGCCTTCTTCGGCTACCGGGCCGTCGACCGGATCAAGCTGATCCAGGGCCCCCTGCCCGGTGCGCCGCGTCGCCCCAAGATCCAGCGCCCTATGACGCCGGAGGAGGAGGCCGACATCCAGCGGGCGGCAGGCCCGATCGAGGATCCCACCCTGCGCGACGCGCTGGTGCGGCTCGGAAGGGCGATCCACGCCAAGACGGGATCCTGA
- the mutY gene encoding A/G-specific adenine glycosylase, producing MTLHSEPSLFPAPPARTLEPDELARSMLGWYDRHRRVLPWRAPAGRTADPYHVWLSEIMLQQTTVVTVGSYFQEFLRRWPTVTDLAAADLDAVLHAWAGLGYYARARNLHKCARVVADRYGGRFPDNEQELRQLPGIGAYTAAAVAAIAFDRRATVLDGNVERVMARLFAVEEPLPGSKEKLRALADTITPDRRSGDYAQAVMDLGATVCTPRKPRCPQCPWHDGCAARAAGIAESLPRKTPKADKPTRRGTAFWLLNPDGAVLLRRRPESGLLGGMIEVPSGDWLERPAQSLAAASVQAPFAASWRLLPGLVRHTFTHFHLELQVAAARLGAGDCDGWKRADGIWVPVDRLSEHAVPTVMRKVVRHALGSIGVPE from the coding sequence ATGACATTGCACTCGGAACCAAGCCTTTTCCCCGCGCCGCCGGCCCGGACCCTGGAACCGGACGAACTGGCCCGGTCGATGCTGGGCTGGTACGACCGCCATCGGCGCGTGCTGCCCTGGCGCGCGCCGGCCGGCAGGACCGCCGACCCCTACCATGTCTGGCTGTCGGAGATCATGCTGCAGCAGACCACGGTCGTCACCGTCGGATCCTATTTCCAGGAGTTCCTGCGGCGCTGGCCTACCGTCACCGATCTGGCGGCGGCCGACCTGGACGCCGTCCTCCATGCCTGGGCGGGGCTCGGCTACTATGCCCGGGCGCGCAACCTGCACAAGTGCGCCCGGGTGGTGGCCGACCGGTACGGCGGCCGGTTTCCCGATAATGAACAGGAATTGCGGCAACTTCCGGGCATCGGCGCCTATACCGCCGCGGCCGTCGCCGCCATCGCCTTCGACCGCCGCGCCACCGTGCTGGACGGCAACGTGGAGCGGGTCATGGCGCGGCTCTTCGCGGTCGAGGAGCCGCTGCCGGGCTCCAAGGAGAAGCTCCGCGCGCTGGCCGACACCATCACGCCGGACCGGCGCTCCGGCGACTACGCCCAGGCCGTGATGGACCTGGGCGCCACGGTCTGCACGCCGCGCAAGCCGAGATGCCCGCAATGCCCCTGGCACGACGGCTGCGCCGCACGGGCGGCCGGCATCGCCGAATCGCTGCCGCGCAAGACGCCCAAGGCGGACAAGCCGACCCGCCGCGGCACGGCGTTCTGGCTGCTCAACCCCGACGGCGCGGTGCTGCTGCGCCGCCGCCCCGAGAGCGGATTGCTGGGCGGCATGATCGAGGTGCCGTCGGGCGACTGGCTGGAGCGGCCGGCCCAGAGCCTGGCCGCCGCGTCGGTCCAGGCGCCGTTTGCTGCGTCCTGGCGGCTGCTGCCGGGGCTGGTCCGCCATACCTTCACCCATTTTCACCTGGAACTTCAGGTCGCGGCGGCTCGACTCGGCGCCGGGGATTGCGACGGCTGGAAGCGGGCCGACGGCATCTGGGTGCCGGTCGACCGGCTGTCGGAGCACGCCGTTCCCACGGTGATGCGCAAGGTGGTACGGCATGCGCTGGGCAGCATTGGAGTTCCCGAATGA